The Harpia harpyja isolate bHarHar1 chromosome 10, bHarHar1 primary haplotype, whole genome shotgun sequence genome includes a region encoding these proteins:
- the ATOH7 gene encoding transcription factor ATOH7, translating to MKTCKSSHLDSGVEPDIQCRSGPGCVVKCSSERMENAAKRRLAANARERRRMQGLNTAFDRLRKVVPQWGQDKKLSKYETLQMALSYIMALTRILAEAERYSTEREWISLHCEHFHPESYHHYTGQKMATDSDPYAQRIFSYHPEHFQIAN from the coding sequence ATGAAAACCTGTAAATCCAGTCATTTGGATTCGGGCGTAGAACCAGACATCCAGTGCAGAAGTGGACCAGGCTGTGTTGTGAAGTGCAGTTCAGAAAGGATGGAGAATGCTGCAAAGAGAAGACTGGCTGCCAATGCCAGGGAGAGAAGACGGATGCAAGGACTGAACACAGCCTTTGATCGTTTGAGAAAGGTGGTTCCACAGTGGGGTCAAGATAAGAAGCTGTCCAAGTATGAGACCCTTCAGATGGCTTTGAGTTATATCATGGCTCTCACTAGAATACTTGCCGAAGCAGAAAGATACAGTACTGAAAGAGAATGGATTAGCCTTCACTGTGAACACTTCCATCCGGAGAGCTACCACCATTACACAGGACAAAAAATGGCAACAGACAGTGATCCTTACGCACAGCGAATATTCAGCTATCACCCTGAACACTTTCAAATAGCTAATTAG